The following proteins are encoded in a genomic region of Bacteroidota bacterium:
- a CDS encoding EutN/CcmL family microcompartment protein codes for MLLGKVIGTVWATRKDEQTVGMTFQIVREVGLDLEEKANFVVAVDSVGAGVGEVVLVAQGSSGRQTELTQGKPVDAVIMAIVDRLDVDEEAVAALSG; via the coding sequence ATGCTGCTCGGCAAAGTCATCGGCACCGTCTGGGCCACGCGCAAGGACGAGCAGACCGTCGGCATGACGTTTCAGATCGTCCGCGAAGTCGGGCTGGACCTGGAGGAGAAGGCGAACTTTGTCGTCGCCGTGGACTCCGTCGGGGCGGGCGTCGGCGAGGTCGTGCTCGTCGCCCAGGGCTCCAGCGGGCGGCAGACCGAGCTGACCCAGGGCAAGCCCGTCGACGCCGTCATCATGGCGATCGTCGACCGACTCGACGTAGACGAAGAGGCGGTCGCCGCGCTCAGCGGCTGA
- a CDS encoding hotdog fold thioesterase, whose translation MPVPESFSGTAGLADVLGIAFEQIEAERVVATMPVTPDHHQPLGYLHGGASVVLAETVASVGGTASVLPEKVAFGLEINANHIRPVQTGTLRAVGERLHAGRTTQVWQVRIADEAGKLVCVSRCTLALVPAGER comes from the coding sequence ATGCCAGTTCCCGAATCGTTCTCCGGCACCGCCGGCCTCGCCGACGTGCTCGGCATCGCCTTCGAGCAGATCGAGGCCGAACGTGTGGTGGCGACGATGCCCGTGACGCCGGACCACCACCAGCCGCTCGGCTATCTCCACGGCGGTGCGAGCGTGGTCCTGGCCGAGACCGTCGCGAGCGTCGGCGGCACGGCGAGCGTCCTGCCGGAGAAGGTAGCCTTCGGCCTGGAGATCAACGCGAACCACATCCGGCCGGTGCAGACCGGCACGCTCCGCGCCGTCGGCGAGCGCCTCCACGCGGGCCGCACCACGCAGGTCTGGCAGGTCCGCATCGCCGACGAGGCCGGCAAGCTCGTCTGCGTCAGCCGCTGCACCCTCGCCCTCGTTCCTGCAGGCGAGCGCTAA
- a CDS encoding EutN/CcmL family microcompartment protein, whose translation MKLGHVIGSVWATRKDPSLEGKRMLLVQPLRFDGTPKGSAIAALDTVDAGPGDRVIYVTSAEAAIPFRPPNDLTATDATIVGVVDEVNLQESRDA comes from the coding sequence ATGAAACTCGGTCACGTCATCGGGAGCGTGTGGGCGACGCGGAAGGACCCGTCGCTGGAGGGCAAGCGGATGCTGCTCGTCCAGCCGCTCCGCTTCGACGGCACCCCGAAGGGCAGCGCCATCGCCGCGCTCGACACCGTGGACGCCGGGCCGGGCGACCGCGTGATCTACGTCACGAGCGCCGAGGCCGCCATTCCGTTCCGCCCCCCGAATGACCTCACCGCCACCGACGCTACGATTGTCGGCGTCGTGGACGAGGTGAACCTGCAAGAGTCCAGAGATGCCTGA